Within Sorangiineae bacterium MSr11367, the genomic segment GACCTTTTGATCGAAGTGGGGCGCCTGGCCAAGGAAGGGCGATTCGACAGCCTGCTCATCGAATCCACCGGCATTTCCGAGCCCATGCCCGTGGCCGCGACGTTTTCGTTCCGCGACGAGGCGGGCTTCTCCCTGTCGGACATCGCGAAGCTCGACACCATGGTGACGGTGGTCGACGCGGTGAACTTTCTCTCCGAGTACGTCTCGGAGGACGACCTGCAGACGCGCGGCATGGCGCTCTCGGAGGACGATGCGCGGAGCCTCGGCGACCTGCTCGTCGATCAGGTGGAGTTCGCGAGCGTGCTGGTCATCACCAAGACGGATCTCGTGCCGGCCGAGGACGTGGCGCGGCTCGAAGCTATTTTGCACCACCTGAACCCCGATGCGCGCATCGTGCGGGCGGCCCACGGCCGGGTGCCGTTGCGCGAGGTGCTCCACACGGGGCTCTTCGACGAGGCGAAGGCCGCGTCGTCGGCGGGGTGGGCCAAGGAGATGGCGGGCATCCACACGCCCGAGACCGAGGAATACGGCATCGCGAGCTTCGTCTTTCGCGCGCGCCGGCCGTTTCATCCGCAGCGCCTGCACGATTTTCTCTGCACCGAATGGGAAGGCGTGCTCCGGTCCAAGGGCTTTTTCTGGCTGGCCACTCGCATGAACGAGGTGGGCTCCTGGTCGCAAGCCGGTGCGGCGTGCCAAACCGGCCGAGCGGGCTTCTGGTGGGCGGCCTCCCCGGAGTCGGATTGGCCGACCGCCCCCGAGGCGCTGGCCGAGATTCGCGCCGATTGGGCGCTACCCTACGGCGACCGCCGGCAGGAACTCGTGCTCATTGGCATGGATATGGACGAGGCGGACCTGCGTGCGGGTTTGCAGTCGTGTCTGCTCACCGATGCCGAGATGGCCGCGGGCACCGACGCATGGAGTCGATTGCCCGATCCGTTTCCCGCTTGGGGTGCGGAGGAAGAAGAAGAAGATTCGTCATCGGCTTCGTGAAACCGATCGGGGGCTGCGGCGTAGTGGGCTCTTATGAAAGTGTTGCCTTGCCTCATGGTCCTTGCCGCGGCCGCTCAAGCGTTCGGGTGCAGCTCGGACGACGACAAAGGTTCTCCCTACTCCACCCCAGGAACGGCGCAGCGAC encodes:
- the zigA gene encoding zinc metallochaperone GTPase ZigA, which translates into the protein MERLPVTVLSGFLGAGKTTLLNHVLTQREGRRVAVIVNDMSEVNIDAQLVKMGGSSLDRTQEKLVEMSNGCICCTLREDLLIEVGRLAKEGRFDSLLIESTGISEPMPVAATFSFRDEAGFSLSDIAKLDTMVTVVDAVNFLSEYVSEDDLQTRGMALSEDDARSLGDLLVDQVEFASVLVITKTDLVPAEDVARLEAILHHLNPDARIVRAAHGRVPLREVLHTGLFDEAKAASSAGWAKEMAGIHTPETEEYGIASFVFRARRPFHPQRLHDFLCTEWEGVLRSKGFFWLATRMNEVGSWSQAGAACQTGRAGFWWAASPESDWPTAPEALAEIRADWALPYGDRRQELVLIGMDMDEADLRAGLQSCLLTDAEMAAGTDAWSRLPDPFPAWGAEEEEEDSSSAS